The Rissa tridactyla isolate bRisTri1 chromosome 1, bRisTri1.patW.cur.20221130, whole genome shotgun sequence DNA segment CCAGACTATTCAAGTTGTCAAGATGCTCTATAAAAGGTTGTAAAATAGCTTGTTTTTAATAGCAACTCAAAGCCCAAATACATTACTTGTGCTTTTTAGCATTTGCAGCAggtgtatttaaaaatactattgattttatttcataaatactgTTTATTAAGAGCGCTCAAGTTAAAAGGATTGGAATACTACTACATATATtcgtatttctttttttactgtcatTTGCTACTATATTATTGTAAAAAGGACACAATATTTACTACTTCTATTTTAAACGACTTTTTCTGGGCTCATGACCTCTACTTGAGGTGGGAGAGCAGATACTCAGTCAAGAAATTCGATCAAAGCAACCGATAATAGTTCTGCAAGTAATTTATCGTTCAGATGAGCAAAAGCTGTGAAGGTCTTTGCACTCTGGTCTGTCTGCAGACGTTATGCAGTCCTGCAGATGGCAATCTTGCAGCAGACGCAGCGGGAGAGGCTGTGCTGCGCCTGTCTTGGCTGGGGAAATGGGGCTTAAGGTTTCTGAAGACAGTCTTGGTCAATGGGAGCAGgtgaagaagaaaatctttcttcatttttttggtttagtgAAGCCATAACTCTTTGGAAAAGGCTAGGTGATGGGATTTGAACTTGTATTTACACACATATCAATGGATCAGGACGTTTCACTTGTTTTATCTGGAAGCACATCTTTGATGTGGAAAATAACCATGGAATATTCCTAAATATATCGCTTTGAATTCTTTATgtattctcctctttccttcctagGTATTTCTGCTGGCACTATCACTTGCATTTGTCGGTAAAACGATGTCTGGTGCTTACATGAACAGCATGTACACACAGATAGAGAAACAATTTAATATTCCGGCGTCTTTAGTGGGGATCATTAATGGAAGCTTTGAAATTGGTAATCactcattttaatatttcttattcttttaaaatatattatgttgTCTGAGCATGCATTAGTGACTCTCATGTCTGCAGCAATGTGTCAATTTCTCTTTGTCAATTACAGTAGTGATCAACTTTATCCTACCATTTCAGCTGGTACTTGTGTATTCACTGTCTTGGAAAACTAACAGGACAACTTAAATGAGGAAGTTTAGGATCAAAGGCTGGTTCAGCTAGTTTCTGCACTGTCGTAAGATATGATAGAGCAACTAACACATTAGAACTAGTTTGTGAGCTTTGTGTTGAATCTTTCtgaacaaaacagattttataaACTTTGTTTGAATTTATGGTCAGCTTTAGCATTTTACAGTTCTTTTAATCAGTGACCTCAAAGTTGGTTAAAGTGGATTGTCTCCTTACTCAAACTCAATAATATTTCAAGATTTCGTACCTGTACAATTGTAAAGAAAGTTTCCAGTTATATTTCTAGTGACCCTTACATTGCCTATCAGTGAGTTTCATTGCCCAGTGACAAGCTTATGTCTTGTCTTTgctaaaaaagccaaacaaaaggcTTGACATCTTCAAACCCATCTTAATAGAGATCCCCAGAGGATGTGTTTTATACCCTTCAAGTCACAATGTAGGTCTTTGTTAATCCTGGCTCAGCTGATGAAATGGGCTGCACAGGCTCATATACACTCATGGGGAGGGGAGACAAGGCTCCTTCTCCCCCTTGTCCTGGTCTCTTATATCTGCACGTGCAAGAAGAAACTGCTGGCAACGTTGTCCTGTTGTCTGCAAAGTAATCTGATGGGGCAGCTCAAAGTTATGATAGACAAGGAATACCCAGAATATATTCTTGCTTTTGATAAGGAGGAGGAGACTTTAAGAAATATGAAATGGCCAAGGTTAATCAAGTGGTATGAAGAAgacttattattttaaataagttatCCTCTCACATCACTGTTCTATAACAAGTTGTGGCATTATTATCTCCAAGGATGTAAAATAACTGTGAATAATCATATTAATATTTGAAATTACCAAGAATCAGTGTATGTGGTAGATACAAGTAACTTATTAGGACCATGTAAATGTACATCTTTAAGTGTCATTCAAGACACTGGTTCAATACAGTCTGCCTAGCAATCATAcataaaaaaagatgttatctTCTTTCAGAGCATGATGCTCATCACTCAGAGAagtggttttcttcttctgacaAAAAGATCACAAAATTAGTAGGTGTACAAttattaaattgttatttttatgggGCCTGATTCATAACATGAAGCTTGATTCTTTTCATAGTTGCATAGCAATAAAAGAAGAGTGGAGAAAATCAACTGATTCTGAAGTGAACGTGGAGGAGAAGAGAATGTAGATTTTTagcacatttgtatttttaaatagtacTAGGTgcaaaaatttatatttttttattcctctcaAACTATTACTGAAATAAGTATtaatttattattccttttttctctgtgtgtcatcttgtgtttattattttcagtacaaaaatacttgcgtatatatttctgtattttcccacACATTGCAAAATAGAGTATCCTAGGAGAATAACTTCATAAAACAGCCATTACTCTGCAGCCCCTGGGCCTGGTCTCTATGTAAAGTAGTGGGAAATTTCTTCTCTACATAGGTGCAGTCAAAAATCACTTTCACTATGATCTCTTTTCCATTCTGCCTTCTGTTCCCATGTTCTTTCTAGGTGGTGTAACTCTCCCAGAAAAAGATCACAGATAGGAGGAAATTACTGCATTTTTTAGGCAGTTCCCTGTCTAGTTACAGTTTCTGCAAGACAAGAGAAGTACCAGACGTTGAGCTAACAAGATATACTCAAATTTGTGTTGCGCTTTATCTCTTTTAAAGGATGCCTTGGTTTGTAAATGCGAATGAGGTTCTTTTTGCAGGCAACTTGCTACTGATAGCATTTGTGAGTTACTTCGGAGCAAAGCTTCACAGACCCAGAATAATTGCTTTGGGCTGCACGATTCTGTCATTTGGATGTCTTTTGATATCACTTCCTCATTTCCTGTTTGGAAGGTGAGTATTATGCTTAGCTCACAGCAGCTTCTGTGACCCGTACCTACCTTAATCCATAACTTCTCCCACTGAAATAGTGTTGCTTATTTAGAGAGACATTGACAAGCATAGGTAAGGTATGATAATTGTAGAAAAtcgtgttttattttctttctgagatGGCTTCAAAAGTCAATCATCACTTCCTGAGGAGAGTCATCCCTCTGCTGGGTGCCTTGCCCTGCCATGCCTTCCTCCCTGTGCTTCTCTTGTATGGACTCTCTGAAGAAACAGTGGCCCGAGATACTGTCACATTATACTACTAGCTCTTATCTGCTTGGATGGGCAAtacaagatgatttttaaagatgGCTTTGGTCTGGAGCCTGGACGACAGATCATACCCGATCACTGCATTGGCAAGGCCTTCACAGTTCATAGTGATTCTTTAACCGCTTTTTAACTATTTGTGCTTGTTTTAACAGATTAATAATTTAGGCTTGTCTATAGTTTAATCAGTgacataccttttaaaaaaaatcctgtagtcTTGTTGTGCCCAATGTGGTATGGCTCTGACAGCCTTGGTGGCATCATCTGCTTAGGGTGTAAATTGGATTAGAATGtaaaaaaagtgagagagaagaTGATATGAGGGATTTCATTTGGGTGTTTCAACAACTTCTCCTGAAGCACCTGTTACAAGATTATGTTGGAGGCTAGATAACAGTATGAATAAAACACTGGCTTTGTTCCCTGCTACAGTTGCTGTGTTCCTAGCCTGATTTGTTGATGAGGCTCAGTTACCTTTTGAGGGGGATTTCCTTTGTCCTATAGCTACACGCTCTTCTTACAGGTAGCTTCATTACTGAAGTACATATTTATGAGGCAGTTCTGGTGTATTTCTTCTTAACCTATACATACTTTCCTTTGATTGAATCAGGTATCGTATTGAAAGCAGTATTTCACCGCGGGAGAATTTTTCAGTCATGCCTTTGTGCCTTGTTAATCAAAGCTTGCTTTCTTTACCTACAGAGGAACCATCAGCAGGTATGACTCTTCCTATGTCTTCTAATACTTTTTCCTCGGTTTTTATAGTGTTTAAGtaaataggattttatttttattagcaattATTTCAGGCTTCTGCTTTTGATCAGTACGTTTTGCAGGCATAAAACTAGAGGTCAGGAAATTTCCTAGCCTTCTTGTTTCTTTAGTCTGTGACTCCAGAgctatatctttttttcctccagttttcatAGTATTCGAACAGCTCAGTTAACATCCCTGACAGTCCACTTTGGTGAAATATAACACCAAGTTGTTCTCACAAATGTTCCTCTTTTTGACTAGAAATGCTATGATGCTGTGAAGAGGTGGGAAACTATTTGGACAATGGGTAAAAAGCATCAGGATGCTTTTTTGTTGTACCacacaagaaataaaagaatgagaaacagagaaagagcaaaaaagtGGATTCCACTTCCTTTTAGAGAAAAGAGTTTAAACTAGGCTGAAACTTATCTGGGAGACTGAAACCTGTATGTGCGCTGGCAATATGCACATAAAGTAACTACTATGAAATCAAAAGGCTCAGAGGCAACTATTAAATGATCCTGCACAAAATCCTCACACTGAGGATGAGATTAATCTCCTGACTGTTTGGCTACCTCAAAGAGAAGCATTTAGTCTGAACCATGTCTTTAGGCTCCCTTGATAGTTGGTCAAAGGAGACTACAGAGCTCTTGCAGAGCTTGCTGTAAGGACATTCATGCTCTTTACTTTAGGGTGGGTCAGATTACCTCCCGGATGCACCTACTGAGTGTTGGAAACTTAGATGATTGGTGGATGGcaaaagttaggtgagatgaatcccacaaTTAATTGTTATATTTTGTGATGTTGTTCCGTCAATGTGTGCTAAAGCTGAATCACACTGCTGTAATATTGTGCGTACACAGTGACATTTGTACTGTAGTTTTCTGTGTCGCCATTTAGTAATGGGTGTGGCTTCCAAACTTTCCAAGACTGCATGTCACTTAATGCATTAATTTTTCTATATCCACAATGAAAAGTTGAGAAAAGTGTCTACTGAATAGTACTTGGTATTAATCTTTAATTTGAAGATTTCAGATactgtttttgttcattttataaaTGCACAAAGTCAGGCATAGATATGTAAAGCATTTTCTTCTAAATTATATAGCCATTCAATGTACACACTAGAACCCATAGGTCCTCAAGCCTCTGACTATACTTGGGTAAGGTGATTGTTTCCCTATTTTGATGGACAAGCAAAACTGTGACGTTTGTACATATGAGTCTAGCTCCTGTGTGATGCAAAAACTGGTTTGAATTTGACCACATCTGCGTGTGGATTGCTTCACCCATGTTTGCTGACAGCAATCTGACATTGATACAGGAGATCCAGACTTGATCTCTGAACACTAATGCTTTCATTTAGAATGTCATCACTTGCTACTAACAAAGACGGTCTTTATTTGTTAACAAATTGGCACTGAGAAGTCTCAGCATGACAAAGTAGGCCACAGAGAACAGTGGAAGCTGAAGCAGACTGTATGGTATGAAAAAATCCAAGgtcagggagagaaagaaagtacTAAAGGTCATAGTAGTTCCTGATATAACTGTCCTGCTGCGGGACAAACATGAttgtgctgcagcacagcattCTTCTGCTGAGTTAGGTAGGAGGACAGATGTGAATAAATGAGACCTTGATTCTCAGATTCAGCAGACTGGCCAGATATCTTGTTATGGATCTTGATTTTGATTGAGAGTTGTACAGAAGTTACAGTGAGTCAGAGACTTCCTCAGAGCAGTGCCCAGATGGGCAGATTGCAGGCTATGTTCCAGTGGGTGCCTGCTCAGGAAAACACTGGCCTTCTGAGTTGCAGAGTTGTGATGGAGGTAGAAAACCTTACTGTAACATTTGGTGACGTGTGCCAATTATGGTAGAATTTGTATATTATTCTTCCAAATCAGAATTTGCTTTGTCCTCAAGATGTCCCAAATCTGAAATTCAATACCTGAACAGATAGCATCAGGACAAATGAAATTTCTGGATGGGGAGGTCATTGATACGCAAGGCAAAAATCTGTAGTGCTAGAACCGAGCTTTGGGGTAAGGGTCTAAGCTGGGGTTTCCAGGTGGTGAGAACTGCTGTATAGAGTGCTGGTTGAAGTCACTAGCAAACAGCCAATGATTTAGACACAGACGCATTTACTCTCCATGTGCTTTTCTGGGGGCTTATGAACATTAGTAAACCTGAAGCTAGCAGTCTGAATCAAGGCAAAGAAGGTGGAAAGCTGAGAAATCTCATTCCATGCAAAGGTAGAGAACCATCACATCTTCTGCACTGGCATGGCTTTCTCTTCTGGTTTATTTTAGACAAAGTTCTTGTAATCAAATGACAATGTACGGGCTTTATGCAGCAATTAGCTGAATCATTGCAAAAGACTCCTGAATTTCAGAGAGATGGTCATACTGTTCttgctagcccactcttccaCACTGTCCAGGTCTCTTTGTAAGATATCTCTCCCTCCTGATGTGTCCACCTTatcacctagtttggtgtcatcatcaaacttggTGACACTGCTTtcaatcccatcatccagattGTTTATGAAGATGTTGAATAGCATGGAGACCAGTATCGGTCCCTGGGAAACCtcacttgtgacaggctgccagcctgagtaGAAGCCattaatcaccaccctctgagtgtAGCCTATAAGCCAATTTCCCACCCATCTCACAGACTGTTTATCCAGTCTGTATTTTGCCAGTTTGTATAGGAGGAGGCTATCGGAAACAGTGgcaaatgctttgctgaagtccaggtaaaaGACATCTGCTGCCTTCCCCGTGTGGACAGAAAGTATTAttttgttgtagaaggtgatcaCATTAGCCACGCAggatttttcttgcctttgtcGCTGATGTTCAGGCACTGTCTTCTGTTCACTGACAAGAAAATGGCAGTTTTGGTGAGGGAAATGAGTGAAGGGAAGGGCCTAGCTTATGCAGTTGTTGGACAAGGTATGGCGTGGAGAGGTAAGGTATTTAAACTCTACTCCAGCTTCTTCCAGTTCCAGAGCCTTTCAAGTATCACGACTACTTATTTCCCTGTTTTACAGGACCGACCTACCCACCAAAGTTTAAGCTGTTAGTCAATTCTTTGTCTTTGTGCCTAGCATTTAATTATTAGTtagaattaaaacattaattctgGCTTCTTATTTTATTCACAGAATGTGAAAAAGAGCCTGGGTCCTTGCTGTGGATATTTGTGATGGTTGGAAACATAGTACGAGGAATGGGTGAAACTCCCATCATGCCTTTAGGCATTTCATATTTGGAGGATTTTGCCAAAGCAGAGAATTCACCTTTCTACCTGGGTAAATCTACCCTGTTGTGATAACTCCCCTcccccaaacaaacacacacatacacaaaagcaGAAGACTGAGTTCTTATGACTTCCaataaaggaagagagaagacagaCATCACTGCCTtatcaaaataataatactgtAGAACTTGTAATTTAACTAGAGAGGAACTTGTTGAAATAAGGCCATTTTTAGGCACAAATGTCTATTCAGTAGAGCTGTCCTAAACATATACAACCATTCCAAGAAAATAATTATCTCCATGTTCTAATTTAGTATGTTTTCTCCTCTTCACACTGCAGGGTGTCTACATACAGCAACAGTAATTGGCCCCTTCCTTGGTTTCTTGTTGGCATCGTTCTGTGCAGAAGTGTTTGTTGATCTGGGATCAGTAGATAAAGGTAATGGACGAATATATGAAATCTTACATACAAATAAGTAGGCATAATGGTGTATTTATCAGCACTAAAAGATGTTTCTTTGCTTATATCAGGTTTCTTAATTTTATCTGAGCTTGCTGGTGTTTCTTTTAGAATGGAAAATGTGTGTCTAATATTCAATTCAATAAAAGGCCTGATATCACACATAGACAAATGAATTTGCATGTAAATTATTTGATGAACAATTGTGTTATCTGGCTTAACATAGGAAAGGACTAGAATTACTTTAATACAAAACATTGAAATTTGCCAGAAAATTAGCAACATTAGAAAGGAAGGCTGGAGACTATTCTCTTTCATCAGCCTCATTTTAAgaatctttaaaatgtttttaatatatcACATGTCAGAGATGACTGGGAAAATACACAATGACAGCAATGAGTATTTCTGAACTAATAAGatgtgtgggtttgttgttttgttttggttttttttatagaggACATAACTATAACAGCGACTGATGCCCGCTGGGTTGGAGCATGGTGGCTGGGCATTTTGATTTGTGCATCACTGAATCTTCTCGCAGGAATACCTTTTTGGTTTTTGCCCAAATCACTTGTGAAGGAAGGAGAAACCAATGAACCTGAGGAGACGAGTAAAAAAAGTGTAGTACTATTgcaagaaaatggtaaaaatgaAGCCAAACAGACCATGTATGAAATTGCTAAAGGCAAgttatattgtattttatttcattcttagtTTAGTTCTTAAGGTGTGAACTATGTCTGTGTATTTTTGTTAAGTAAAGATGTGTCCAAGGTATGAAATGCATACTCTGTTTTTCATCTCTCTGTAGTACAAAGGATTTGTGCAAAGATTTAGAATGGCTccttgcagaggaaaaaagctaaTTTCATAGATCTGGATCAGTATtcactgctttccccttccctcatTTCAAGTGTATGTAGATCTGGATCTTTACGTCTTGGTAGAGAATGAATGCACTGAAATCTGGTTAAGAATATTACACCTCCATGAGTGTGGACAAATTGCAGATATTAATTGCTTGTACCCCACATGCActgtgcagaaaagcagaaaatcagcACAAGTCTTGTGCATTTCTTAAGTCCAACTTAAAACCATAAAAGGGAATTTTCAGGTGCTTAAAgtgttttataaacatttaatgGCTGTTGAACAAGGATCTATTTGACGTACATTTATTCGTGGCACCACTGGCAACATTCACATCTGTGGTCTTTCAGATCTGTATATCTGTaggaagctatttttttccttgcatttgttGTGCTAGTTTGAAACATAAGTGAATAAAATATGTCAAAGGCTATGATCTTCAGAGTAGTCTCATGGTTCTGTATATCAAGCTCAGGACCCCATGACAAgatcttcattttcagaaagtaAGTGCCAAGTGCCAGCTACGTCCCCATGGTTTTTCAAGCTGAGTCCAGCAAATTCACCATACTCAGAGTGAGTACTCAGGTCTTGGCTGATACTGCAACTTCATTTTTAtaaacacagcagctttccctgctgccgTGTAGGCTTAAATGAATTCAAGAATAAAGCACTGTTCTGGCGAGGAAAGGTTCCTAGCTCAGACTGTGCGTCCTAGTACTCCAGAGTTTCTTCAGAGCTTATGTTTCCATCGTCATTCCATCCATGTGTTGGTGTGAATGTCCACTGTCGTTGAATATCCTGAATTAAGAATCTTTCCATTTCACAGAAcgattgaggttggaagggacctctggaggtcacctgtctcaaccccctgctcaagcagggccacttaGACCCAGTTGACCGGGATGTGTTCAGACAGCTTTTTAATATCCCCAAGGATTTCAAGTTGAAAATTGAAGTATTTATAGCACAAATGAACCTCTCTTCCTCAGAAAGCACTGATTGTAAACTGCATGGCATATACAAATAATGCCGCCTATTTAGGGTGTTTTGGATATTTGACTCATTTTTTCAAGACTTGAACACAGATCCTCTTCCAGTAAGTTACTTGCCTACCTCTGAAAGATATATACCCTTCCGAAGTGGTGCCCACTTTCAATGAAGCACGATCTTTGTTTTACAgatgcttctgtttttctgcagagGTTCTTTACAATAGCTCAGCACATTAATTAATAGAAAATGTTAGACAAAGAGGAACTGTGGTGTTTTTGTATGGTTCACATCCTGCCTTATAGGCATCACAGAGAAAAGACCTGTGTACATTAGTTTCTCAGATGCTTACTTGAGTGAAGAGTGGCAGATCCAGACTTTGAGAGTATGGTCAGAATAACTGTGGTCACCTCCCTCTTTGGGTCTCTTCTGTCCCATCACTGGCAGTACCAATAACCAAAATCAGTGATCAGGTGTCTGGGGGCAGGTTGTCACAGCTATAGTGTTTGCACCACTTCCCCCTTGTACTCCCTTTGCATGTCCAGGTGCAGGAATGGGGTATTGGTGAATGCTCTGAGGGCATGAGATGAGAGAAAAAGGAGTAGGAATGGTGGGGGAGTAGCAAATCCGTGAAAAGTTCAGTCACTATATAGCTAAAAAGTTTCAGGAAACTTTTACAATGAGAttattactgtgattttttttaaccagccATATGCAttagtgtgcatgtgtgtgtgcgtttATCTTTGTGTAGAAGAGACATGCTGGGGTCGCCTGTGCTAAACAAGGGATCTTTGGACTGTGGTGCCTGGCAAAGCACAAGAATTAGCCTGATCGAGTCAAGGACCGTTTctgtttccctcttcccccctcaGCCACACTGAGCAAAGGGTGATTCATTTCATAAAGCGTCACACCAACTTGTTCCATTATTTCATTCCAGATTTCATCCCATTCCTCAAGGCTCTGTTTCGCAACCCAGTTTATATGTTATTTATATGCATAACTGTGTTACAGTTCAGTGCCTTCAATGGCATGATATCCTTCATGCCCAAATATTTGGAACAGCAGTTTGGAAAATCTGCATCAGATGCCATCTTTTTAATTGgtatgtttgcatttttctttgctgcattCTACCAAGTAGTGATGTCTCTATGCAAACTCTCcctatttatatatatgtgtattcatGTGTACATGTTAACATGCACATACTAAGGTCAAATATTTCTACAAATGAGGGATTCCACACTACAAAGCATTTCTAAATAATCATGCCTTTTTTGCTACGTATCTCCTGATTTTCTGTGCAGAATTTAATAATCTACTTCCCATCTTTTGAATTGACCCAGAAAGTTCATCTGATGTAAAACTTGCACCACTGATCTCAGAGATGATACACTAATTTGCATCAAGAGACCATGACCCAAATTAACTTGATTATCTTGATTAAAAAGTGTACTATAAAGTAGAGGGTAGATTTCATGTTCATGAAAATGACATCGCTAGAACTCTTAAGACATAGATGGGTTGAACCTATGCACAGCTAAAATTGGCAGCGATCTTCGACATTTTCCATCATCTCTACTTCTCAGGTATTGGTCTTGGGTCTTCTGAAAGCCTCAGATCCTCTTTCATATGCAGAGCTCTATGGAAGAAAAGCACTGACCAAATGgctgtctttttttgtttcttctttattagcttgtctttttttttgagtGAGGACAAGGTGTCATGCATTGGGAAATGGTAACGGCAAGTAGTTGTAGCACAAAGTAAATATCCTGTAACTGTTGGAGCCTTTCTATGGTTCCATTTTATCATGTCTTAAATTCTCAGTTACCTTGTTTAACTGCAATGACTTAATTAGACTAGATTTTTTCTAATCATTATAGAAGAAACATCTTAAAATACACCTAGCCGTACTTCTATTCCTTAACTCAGTGCTCATCTTTCACAGTAGCTgcaccattttctttaaaatctgccATACAGAATGTGCCAGGACTTATGAATATTACTGTTGCCCTTTGTTACCAGTGTTTTGAAGCTGTCTATCCAAAGGCATGTAACTATCATACATCTTATCTGTGTTGTGTTGACGTTGTGCTGCGGGGTTGTTTTTCAGACAGCTACTTCCTAAGCGTCTTTCAGTCAGTCTTTGCTTCATTAAAGTATCAAACAGCAAAGAAGTGTGAGAGCACATTCAGTAATCTCATATCAAAACTGAAAGTCTGTTCCTTCTTTCTGTGATGCTCAGTGTGCACCAAGATATGCTCCACTAGCTTATCATCCTGTTGAGTTTCTCTCTCAGCTAGGGAGCCTGTAGTGaaaccttgctttttttttttattattttttatttttttaattggaactAGATTGCAACTGTAGATTGCAATTTTCCAATGAATCATTTCAGTCCTACCCTCCAGCTCGCTCTCCAGGCAGTTCCCAACTGCTGTTGACTTTGGCAGATGTTTTGGGTGTACAAAGGAACTGGTAGAGACCCATTTCTGTGTGTAGTTAAATTATTCAGTTACAGGCGCTATATGAGTCTTTGCCAAACAGTCTT contains these protein-coding regions:
- the LOC128909255 gene encoding solute carrier organic anion transporter family member 1A2-like; its protein translation is MEEAEKPRAGDKFCCISKLKVFLLALSLAFVGKTMSGAYMNSMYTQIEKQFNIPASLVGIINGSFEIGNLLLIAFVSYFGAKLHRPRIIALGCTILSFGCLLISLPHFLFGRYRIESSISPRENFSVMPLCLVNQSLLSLPTEEPSAECEKEPGSLLWIFVMVGNIVRGMGETPIMPLGISYLEDFAKAENSPFYLGCLHTATVIGPFLGFLLASFCAEVFVDLGSVDKEDITITATDARWVGAWWLGILICASLNLLAGIPFWFLPKSLVKEGETNEPEETSKKSVVLLQENGKNEAKQTMYEIAKDFIPFLKALFRNPVYMLFICITVLQFSAFNGMISFMPKYLEQQFGKSASDAIFLIGVYNLPVICVGYFFGGLFMKKFKINIYQAANIAFWVSLLEYLLYFAAYWTICDTSPVAGLTVSYEGIEQVSYAENTLPAGCNRDCDCPLKIWDPVCGSNGITYVSPCLAGCKASRGTGKNMVFENCTCVAASGFSSQNVSAILGECDGEENCDKMLHYFLILSLVCSFIFSLAAMPGYMVLIRSLKPEEKSFGVGIHGLASRVFAGIPSPIYFGALIDTTCLKWGTVTCGGEGACRMYDIVTYRWLYLGLPAILRGVSYIPSALILLILKKKVKSESHVLLEAPVEMQDKVQETLK